From the genome of Nicotiana sylvestris chromosome 2, ASM39365v2, whole genome shotgun sequence, one region includes:
- the LOC138884386 gene encoding uncharacterized protein: MASQKKLKEQSDRIEQILGVPPVIKGIDMDKYSQQPWKPSAAPVPIPKKFKMPDIPKYDGTTDPRDHMTAFTTGVKGNYLTKQEIESVLVKKFGETLTKAHLGAQKVEKRMEDIFKIKQGDSELLREFVDRFQRERMMLPHVPDNWAAMAFASNLNKKSSEATRRLKECLREFPATTWNDVYNRYSTKPRIEEDTISRSQKEEKDNSRYNRRSRNRELGLSSRFGNDRNSREIRDDDRNLKARFGGYNFNVSTSELVAVLRGMGDKAGAPKPPSPKRTVNVISGGEKINGVTYTAANKVSKITITHGKRVRHVVEEENITFDDIDADGVLTQHNDALVISLIVHDTNVKRDLINPGSYVNIILLRILYEMQAEEKLVPKAHTLSGFDNSSIVTKGEITLTTFVEWVVKDTKFQVVEMEMAYNMILGRPWIHEMDVVPSTLHQVINFHHHREYVKSMGINRHPGESTL; this comes from the exons ATGGCGAGCCAG AAGaagctcaaggagcaaagcgaCCGTATAGAGCAAATACTTGGAGTACCACCTGTAATTAAAGGAATCGATATGGATAagtactcacaacaaccatggaagcctagtgcagCTCCGGTGCCAATCccgaagaagttcaaaatgcctgatattccaaagtatgatggcacaactgatccacgagaccacatgactgcattcacaactggTGTGAAGGGCAACTAtttaaccaaacaagaaattgaatcagtgttggtcaaaaaatttggtgaaacactcaccaagg cacatttgggagctcaaaaagttgaaaagagaatggaggatattttcaaaatcaaacaaggagaTTCAGAGTTGCTTAGGGAATTCGTGGATAGGTTTcagcgtgaaagaatgatgtTACCACATGTACCAGATAATTGGGCAGCTATGGCTTTTGCCAGTAACTTGAATAAGAAAAGTtcagaagccacgagacgactcaaggaATGTCTGCGTGAATTTCCAGCAACAAcctggaatgatgtttacaacagataCAGCACGAAGccgaggatagaagaagacactATCTCCCGATCTCAGAAAGAAGAGAAG GATAATTCAAGGTACAATCGTAGATCAAGAAATAGAGAGTTAGGTTTGTCATCGAGATTTGGGAATGATCGAAACTCACGGGAAATTCGAGATGATGATAGGAACTTGAAGGCAAGATTTGGCGGTTACAATTTCAATGTCAGCACTTCAGAATTGGTAGCGGTGTTAAGAGGCATGGGCGATAAG gcaggagcccCTAAACCTCCTTCTCCTAAAAGGACCGTTAATGTTATAAGTGGGGGCGAAAAAATCAATGGTGTAACGTACACAGCAGCCAATAAAGTTTCCAAAATCACAATTACCCACGGTAAGCGGGTGCGACATGTCGTAGAGGAAGAaaacattacatttgatgatATAGATGCGGATGGCGTGTTAACTCAACATAACGATGCATTGGTAATATCTctaattgtacatgatactaatgtgaaacgagatTTGATTAATCCAGGGAGTTATGTGAACATTATTCTACTAAGAATATTGtacgagatgcaagctgaagaaaAACtagtaccaaaggcgcatactttgTCTGGATTCGACAATTCCAGCATTGTGACGAAAGGGGAGATAACACTTACTACATTCGTAGAATGggttgtcaaagatacaaagtttcaggtggtagagatggagatggcttacaatatgattctcgggagaccatggatccacgagatggatgtcgttccgtctaccttacatcaagttattaattTCCATCACCATAGGGAATATGTCAAATCCATGGGGATCAACAGACATCCAGGAGAATCAACTTTGTAG